The following are encoded together in the Arcticibacterium luteifluviistationis genome:
- a CDS encoding response regulator, translated as MIRVLLVDDHKIFTEGVASLLQNESDFEVVGECQNAAQVKTTLKEKAIDVVLLDINLGEDSGLNVCNYIVEKHPEVKVLAMSMYNDESFITKMMKNGASGYILKNTGGEELLKALRTVFKGENYQSKEVTDIIMLSLSRQKAPEKNLYELRFTRREKEVLELVAKGKTTKEIASDLFISIKTVETHRSNLLSKFEVKNMISLLKLAMEYGYIK; from the coding sequence ATGATAAGGGTATTATTGGTAGATGACCATAAAATTTTCACAGAAGGTGTGGCTTCACTACTTCAAAATGAGTCTGACTTTGAGGTAGTAGGTGAATGTCAGAATGCTGCTCAAGTAAAAACTACCCTTAAAGAAAAAGCGATTGATGTGGTACTGCTTGACATTAATTTAGGTGAAGATAGCGGCTTAAACGTGTGCAACTACATTGTAGAAAAACATCCTGAAGTTAAAGTGCTAGCCATGTCAATGTATAATGACGAGAGCTTCATTACCAAAATGATGAAAAACGGGGCTTCTGGCTACATCTTAAAAAATACGGGTGGTGAAGAATTACTTAAAGCTTTAAGAACCGTATTTAAAGGTGAAAACTATCAAAGTAAGGAAGTTACAGACATTATTATGCTAAGCCTTTCTCGTCAAAAAGCACCAGAAAAAAACCTGTATGAGCTACGGTTTACCAGGAGAGAAAAAGAGGTTTTAGAATTAGTGGCCAAAGGTAAAACCACCAAAGAAATAGCCTCCGACCTATTTATAAGTATTAAAACGGTAGAAACACATAGAAGTAACCTGCTTTCTAAGTTTGAGGTGAAAAATATGATTAGCCTGCTAAAGTTGGCTATGGAGTATGGCTATATAAAGTAG
- a CDS encoding RagB/SusD family nutrient uptake outer membrane protein — protein MKRYNLLKLLFVGLTVFGFTSCKESFLETPPLDNLTAPAFFNTDAELMAGTAALYNKVWFGSNGQALLSFGDGRAGNMLSPYNTNWEQFYQFNVSNTNGDLSSSWNSFFTIVAQCNVLMYNVETYAKPEVSQAAKDRAIGEAKYMRAVAYSYLVQNWGPVPIITDNLKQGGDTTQTRNTVESVWEFCIRDMQSAIDLLPTTTVAGSGRLNSYSAKGMLARFYLTRAGLGATGGQRDQAYLDKAKELAKDVLENGPFQLMENYADLFLTANNNNPEQLFGLQWVSNGGYGSGNQFQSQFAANSQLTGFQDGWGGGNGASFDYLINLDPADSVRRKATFMLPADHYPELVKSKGGYSVPVPSDDAWTTFANFKKYVVGTPDDNGGLGQQQNAPNNTYMQRLADVHFIYAEAVLGNNASTSDPEALRYYNAIRERATLEPVTSFTLDDLLHERRYEFAVEGDAWYDMVRLYYYNPQKVIDIIGNQIRGIYTIRIVEGTGTPQKKREFEFINRNEERFTLVPSKFYLPIPDTETAQAPNLLLEPVPYEFN, from the coding sequence ATGAAAAGATATAATTTATTAAAACTTTTATTTGTTGGTCTAACGGTCTTTGGCTTTACGTCTTGTAAAGAATCGTTTTTAGAAACACCGCCATTAGATAACCTGACGGCACCAGCATTTTTTAATACGGACGCCGAACTTATGGCGGGTACAGCAGCACTTTATAATAAAGTGTGGTTTGGTTCAAACGGACAGGCTCTCCTTTCTTTTGGAGATGGCCGTGCCGGCAATATGTTAAGCCCTTATAACACGAACTGGGAGCAGTTTTATCAATTCAATGTGTCAAACACGAATGGCGACTTGAGTAGCTCTTGGAACTCGTTTTTTACCATTGTAGCTCAGTGCAATGTGTTGATGTATAATGTTGAGACTTATGCTAAGCCAGAGGTTTCTCAGGCAGCTAAAGACAGAGCTATTGGTGAAGCAAAATACATGAGAGCAGTAGCTTATTCATACTTGGTTCAGAACTGGGGTCCAGTTCCAATTATCACGGATAATCTAAAGCAAGGTGGAGATACAACGCAAACGAGAAACACTGTTGAAAGTGTTTGGGAGTTTTGTATCCGTGATATGCAGTCGGCTATTGATCTATTGCCAACTACTACAGTAGCAGGCAGTGGACGTCTTAATTCTTATTCTGCCAAGGGTATGTTAGCTAGGTTTTACTTAACAAGAGCAGGCTTAGGAGCCACAGGTGGTCAAAGAGACCAAGCTTATTTAGATAAGGCTAAAGAGTTGGCTAAAGATGTACTTGAAAACGGTCCTTTCCAATTGATGGAAAACTATGCAGATTTGTTTTTGACAGCTAACAATAATAATCCAGAGCAATTATTTGGCTTACAATGGGTAAGTAACGGCGGTTATGGTTCAGGAAATCAATTCCAATCTCAGTTTGCTGCCAATAGTCAACTTACTGGTTTTCAAGATGGATGGGGTGGAGGAAACGGAGCGTCGTTTGATTATTTAATTAATCTAGACCCAGCAGACTCCGTAAGAAGAAAAGCTACATTTATGCTTCCAGCAGACCATTATCCTGAGTTGGTGAAATCTAAAGGAGGCTATAGCGTACCAGTTCCTTCAGATGATGCTTGGACTACTTTTGCCAATTTTAAGAAATATGTAGTAGGTACCCCTGACGACAATGGAGGACTAGGTCAACAACAAAATGCACCAAACAATACCTACATGCAGCGTTTGGCAGATGTTCATTTTATCTATGCAGAAGCAGTTTTAGGAAATAATGCATCTACTTCAGACCCAGAAGCATTAAGATACTATAATGCCATAAGAGAGCGAGCTACTTTAGAGCCAGTTACATCATTCACTTTGGATGATTTACTTCATGAAAGAAGGTATGAGTTTGCGGTAGAAGGAGATGCCTGGTATGATATGGTTAGGCTTTATTACTATAACCCGCAAAAGGTAATAGATATAATAGGTAACCAAATAAGAGGTATTTATACCATACGTATAGTGGAAGGAACTGGAACACCTCAAAAGAAGAGAGAGTTTGAGTTTATTAATCGAAATGAGGAGAGGTTTACTTTGGTTCCTTCTAAATTTTATCTTCCTATTCCAGATACGGAAACGGCACAGGCCCCTAATCTTTTATTAGAACCTGTTCCTTATGAGTTTAACTAA
- a CDS encoding SusC/RagA family TonB-linked outer membrane protein — protein sequence MQKKLLRSYLLRGFKTTYLLVMASLVFLIPAESFGQSGTRKVSGKVTSEDGEGVPSTSVLVKGSSRGAVTNIDGNYTIEASSSDILVISSIGFDKEEIKVGNQSIIDVTLRESTNSLDEIVVVGYGSTSKRLLSGAQTNIGESELKKTVNTTLDQALQGRAPNVFVASNSGKPGGAAAVYIRGLSTINGNNQPMYVIDGVQIIPQDGPSQGIGSDGQSNILSSINPDDIASMNVLSGPSAQSIYGSKASNGVIVITTKKGKAGDAKVNFTTMYNFQSLPNQLPMMNLQEYAVYSNAWADEVGYGHNMEFSDPSILGMGTNWQSALFNTAAMKKQQFSMSGGTDKMTYYISTELMNQEGIAPNSGFNRKSFRINLESQARKYLKIGTNLSLSGTEEKLSINEDNVISTAIRQSPNAPVYNPDGTFGGPQDVIPGRYSAKITNPVALAYTNSNEFKRMTAFGTLYGDLTFLKDFTFHAEFNGNYGTDTRAIFRPSYSFGTNDLTQGAVNPISTSERYSGNNYFWSANQRINYSKTLLEKHSVNVIVGHEAQYSFNEQLSGRVTGFTNNALSELSLGDPKTSLSGSRRDDNSQESYFTRLGYVYSDKYIVQGTFRADASSYFGPNNRWGFFPSLSAAWRVSNESFMENVTFINDLKMRFEVGTTGNQYWGKNTYAPLSTAATQSGQGFLAARFPNPDIKWENTTTYNVGFDMNMLNDRVQVVFDAYLRKTTDLITDLPLPAYAGTVGQGSIGAPVVNIGDMENRGFGIALNTTPIRGQKSSDLTWRSDFNISFDRNKLLKLNTDRAIIDRFPWYTRVISRSIVGQPLFQFYGYEADGLIEDYNDLTTAALPTGIHVDYEQAWVGDVKYKNLDNTEYYDAALGENIQVIDDKDRTFIGNPWPKFTFGFSNSLSYKGFELNVFTQGVYGNQVFNQLRFDNSAFRNYIHGAYQEAVTFARPSGTELDETLTLLNPGTSVPRISGTSYGNSGRATDSFVEDGSYIRIKNIQLSYYVPRSVLKKYIPMNGVKITAGVQNAFTFTKYSGYDPEVGTSGGVPGFDNGRYPSSRMYTMSASFDF from the coding sequence ATGCAAAAAAAACTACTTAGAAGTTATTTGCTACGAGGGTTCAAAACCACCTATTTATTAGTGATGGCTTCGTTGGTTTTTCTTATTCCAGCGGAGAGTTTTGGTCAAAGTGGTACTAGAAAAGTTTCTGGTAAAGTAACAAGTGAAGACGGCGAGGGTGTTCCTAGCACCAGTGTGTTAGTAAAAGGTTCTAGCAGAGGAGCGGTGACTAACATTGACGGAAATTACACCATTGAAGCGAGTAGCTCTGATATCTTGGTTATTTCTTCCATTGGTTTTGATAAAGAAGAAATCAAGGTTGGAAATCAAAGTATCATAGACGTTACGCTGAGAGAGAGTACTAACTCTTTAGACGAGATTGTGGTGGTAGGTTATGGTTCCACTAGTAAGCGTTTGCTTTCTGGTGCTCAAACCAATATTGGCGAGTCAGAGTTAAAGAAAACGGTAAATACTACGCTAGACCAAGCATTACAAGGTAGAGCACCAAACGTATTTGTGGCAAGTAACTCAGGAAAACCAGGAGGTGCTGCCGCAGTTTACATTAGAGGTTTGTCAACTATAAATGGGAATAACCAACCAATGTATGTGATTGACGGAGTACAAATCATTCCTCAAGATGGGCCTAGCCAAGGAATAGGTTCTGACGGTCAATCTAATATTCTGTCTTCCATCAACCCTGACGATATAGCATCTATGAACGTTTTGAGTGGACCTTCTGCTCAGTCTATTTATGGTTCTAAGGCATCTAATGGTGTTATTGTAATTACCACCAAAAAGGGTAAGGCTGGTGACGCAAAAGTGAACTTTACTACCATGTATAATTTTCAGTCGCTTCCTAATCAGCTTCCAATGATGAATCTTCAAGAGTATGCTGTTTATAGTAATGCTTGGGCTGATGAAGTAGGCTATGGTCATAACATGGAATTTTCTGACCCGTCTATATTAGGAATGGGTACTAACTGGCAGTCGGCTTTATTTAATACGGCAGCCATGAAAAAGCAGCAGTTTTCTATGAGTGGCGGTACCGATAAAATGACGTACTACATTTCTACGGAACTTATGAACCAAGAGGGAATTGCCCCAAATTCAGGTTTTAACAGAAAGTCTTTTAGAATAAACCTAGAGAGCCAAGCTAGAAAGTATTTGAAAATAGGAACTAACCTTTCTTTATCAGGAACAGAAGAGAAGTTGTCTATAAATGAGGATAATGTCATAAGCACAGCTATTCGTCAGTCGCCTAATGCTCCAGTATATAACCCTGACGGTACTTTTGGTGGACCGCAAGATGTAATTCCTGGCAGGTATTCTGCTAAAATTACCAATCCAGTAGCTCTTGCTTATACTAATAGTAATGAGTTTAAGCGTATGACGGCATTTGGAACACTTTACGGAGACTTAACTTTCTTGAAAGACTTTACCTTCCATGCGGAGTTTAACGGAAATTATGGAACAGACACAAGAGCTATTTTTAGACCTTCGTACTCTTTTGGAACAAACGATCTTACGCAAGGAGCCGTTAACCCAATTTCTACTTCAGAGCGATACAGTGGTAATAATTATTTCTGGAGTGCAAACCAAAGAATCAATTATAGCAAAACACTTTTAGAAAAACATAGTGTAAATGTTATAGTTGGGCATGAGGCTCAGTACTCTTTCAATGAGCAGCTTTCTGGTAGAGTAACAGGTTTTACAAACAATGCACTTTCTGAGTTGAGCCTTGGTGACCCTAAAACTTCTTTAAGTGGAAGTAGAAGAGATGATAACTCTCAAGAGTCATATTTTACAAGGTTAGGTTATGTTTATAGTGATAAATATATAGTTCAAGGAACATTCAGAGCGGATGCATCTTCATACTTTGGACCTAATAACAGATGGGGTTTCTTCCCTTCTCTTTCTGCAGCATGGAGAGTTTCTAATGAAAGCTTTATGGAAAATGTAACTTTCATAAACGACTTGAAAATGAGGTTTGAGGTAGGTACTACCGGAAACCAATATTGGGGAAAGAACACTTATGCTCCTTTAAGCACGGCTGCTACACAGTCTGGTCAAGGTTTCTTAGCAGCTAGATTTCCAAATCCAGATATTAAGTGGGAAAACACGACAACCTACAATGTTGGTTTTGACATGAATATGCTGAATGACCGAGTTCAAGTTGTGTTTGATGCCTATCTAAGAAAAACAACGGATTTGATTACCGACTTACCATTACCGGCTTATGCAGGTACAGTAGGACAGGGTAGCATTGGTGCTCCAGTTGTAAACATTGGAGACATGGAAAATAGAGGTTTTGGAATTGCTCTTAATACTACGCCTATCAGAGGTCAAAAGTCTAGCGACTTAACATGGAGAAGTGATTTCAATATCTCTTTTGACAGAAACAAGCTGTTAAAACTTAATACAGACAGAGCCATCATTGACAGGTTCCCATGGTACACTAGAGTAATTTCTCGTTCAATAGTTGGTCAGCCATTGTTTCAGTTTTATGGTTATGAGGCAGACGGCTTGATAGAAGATTATAATGATTTAACTACCGCTGCACTTCCTACAGGAATACATGTGGACTACGAGCAAGCGTGGGTAGGTGATGTTAAATACAAAAATCTTGACAATACGGAGTATTACGACGCTGCATTAGGCGAAAATATTCAGGTGATTGATGATAAAGACAGAACCTTTATTGGTAACCCTTGGCCTAAGTTTACTTTCGGTTTTTCAAATTCATTATCTTATAAAGGATTTGAACTTAATGTGTTTACTCAAGGGGTTTACGGAAACCAAGTTTTCAACCAGTTGAGGTTTGACAACAGTGCTTTCAGAAATTACATACATGGAGCATACCAAGAGGCGGTAACTTTTGCTAGACCAAGCGGAACAGAATTAGACGAAACTTTGACTTTGTTAAATCCAGGAACCAGCGTTCCTAGAATCTCAGGAACAAGTTATGGTAACAGTGGACGTGCTACTGACAGTTTTGTGGAAGATGGGTCTTATATAAGAATCAAAAATATTCAGTTGAGTTATTATGTACCAAGGTCTGTTTTGAAAAAATACATTCCGATGAATGGTGTGAAAATAACGGCAGGTGTTCAAAATGCATTTACGTTTACCAAGTATTCAGGGTATGATCCTGAAGTAGGTACATCTGGTGGCGTTCCTGGTTTTGACAACGGACGTTACCCTTCTTCTAGAATGTACACGATGTCGGCCTCTTTTGATTTTTAA
- a CDS encoding Gfo/Idh/MocA family protein has protein sequence MKKNNRRDFIKKGALAAGSFYIVPRHVLGKGYKAPSDKLNIAAIGAGGKGSSDINNAYNKGSENIVALCDIDLNEAASSIKRFPKAKIYRDFREMLDKQNDIDAVTISTPDHNHGVAAMMAMQKGIHVYVQKPLTHNIYEARMLTEGARKHKIVSQMGNQGASNPEQQKMIEWFKAGLIGDVDKVSIWTNRPVWPQGIPVPSEKMPLPQGISAKNWDTWIGPAAMVDYHPLYHPFKWRGWWDFGTGALGDMGCHLIDPAFRVLELGYPTEVECSVGQVFLKDWVPEYIPEGCPPSSSVQVKFPATAVNKKEVTMQWSDGGIRPFHPNIIPADHSIGDENSANGVIMEGEKGVMVCTSYGQRAKIYLNTGEIIEVPKGYDAGMKNVGMSEYGHHTSWVEAIKAGFGSKEHRELTSSFDYSGPLTETVIMGNLAIRSYQESTSGKGRDTKFEGRKKLLWDGENMKVTNYDEANKFVGRKYRDGWKLI, from the coding sequence ATGAAGAAAAATAACAGAAGAGATTTTATTAAGAAAGGTGCCTTAGCGGCAGGCTCATTTTACATAGTGCCACGCCATGTACTTGGTAAGGGCTATAAAGCACCAAGTGACAAATTGAACATTGCGGCGATAGGTGCAGGTGGAAAAGGTTCAAGTGATATTAATAATGCTTATAACAAAGGTTCTGAGAATATTGTAGCCTTATGTGACATTGACTTAAATGAGGCGGCTAGCTCTATAAAGCGTTTTCCTAAAGCAAAGATTTATAGAGACTTTAGAGAAATGCTGGATAAGCAGAATGATATTGACGCAGTTACCATTTCAACGCCAGACCATAATCATGGAGTAGCGGCTATGATGGCTATGCAAAAGGGTATTCATGTGTATGTTCAAAAGCCACTAACACATAATATTTATGAGGCCAGGATGCTAACCGAAGGAGCTAGGAAACATAAGATTGTCTCTCAAATGGGTAACCAGGGAGCATCTAATCCTGAGCAACAGAAAATGATAGAGTGGTTTAAGGCTGGCTTAATAGGTGATGTAGATAAGGTAAGTATTTGGACCAACAGACCCGTTTGGCCACAAGGAATTCCTGTGCCATCAGAGAAAATGCCACTTCCACAAGGAATATCTGCTAAAAACTGGGATACCTGGATAGGACCTGCCGCTATGGTAGATTATCACCCGCTTTATCACCCATTCAAATGGCGTGGATGGTGGGATTTTGGAACGGGAGCTTTAGGAGACATGGGTTGTCACCTGATTGACCCTGCTTTTAGAGTTTTAGAATTAGGTTACCCTACGGAGGTAGAGTGTAGCGTAGGACAAGTTTTCTTAAAGGACTGGGTGCCGGAGTATATTCCTGAGGGTTGCCCACCTTCATCTAGTGTTCAGGTTAAATTTCCTGCTACTGCCGTAAATAAGAAGGAAGTAACTATGCAATGGTCAGATGGTGGAATCAGACCTTTCCATCCAAATATTATTCCAGCAGACCATAGTATAGGTGATGAAAATAGTGCCAATGGTGTAATTATGGAAGGAGAAAAAGGAGTAATGGTGTGTACATCTTACGGACAAAGAGCCAAAATTTACCTAAACACTGGTGAAATAATAGAAGTGCCTAAGGGTTATGATGCCGGCATGAAAAACGTTGGTATGTCTGAGTATGGACACCATACTAGCTGGGTAGAGGCTATAAAAGCAGGTTTTGGCAGTAAGGAGCATAGAGAACTAACGTCTTCTTTTGACTATTCTGGACCATTAACTGAAACGGTAATTATGGGTAATTTAGCCATAAGAAGTTACCAAGAAAGTACTTCTGGTAAAGGAAGAGATACGAAGTTTGAAGGCCGTAAGAAATTACTTTGGGATGGTGAAAATATGAAAGTCACCAATTATGACGAAGCAAATAAATTTGTAGGTCGTAAGTACCGTGATGGCTGGAAGTTGATATAA
- a CDS encoding sensor histidine kinase, with amino-acid sequence MRFCSKIYLIAVFFIGFLSCNCSIAQDQYPDWSQTFTKVQLDSLLQKYETEKDTLGLAFTYWSYSKNEENSVVPDISPMATLHKSMEFFLAVGDSIDYYNIRGAIGSYYMGRAYIKKYAKDYIESAVIYFRDNDWPSLEMGHLINLANIDIHANSFDHVLEKLQRAEMLNEEVKNDSYEGRIHSSYADYYSRRKQFDKALIHADISYEIGHRLKIDWIEGLSFFFKSICYKAKQQDEKRLEALLKGLKIVENSEILYQLKKEIYDNLEDYYTLKKDYANAHKYANLTLETVEKIYNSKIESDLRSFSDYNLIENERIMVTKLALEKKLAENEIDKLETRQQMYVGVLFLTLLILILLGIAFMNKRAINQLEVNHANKNNQISTLNALIEGQEKERERIAQELHDGLGTMLSRIKILMGKGLTQENTVVMLDDACSELRNISSNMQPSNLTNFGLVKALQDFVFKQNNIQPNIIFEHFGEPVDLGKNKNLMIYRIIQELLTNSLKHADANEILVQIIFSDETVNLTVEDDGKGFDETEIKEGSSGWNNIRSRIDYLQGLLNLHSDHATGTSITISIPLT; translated from the coding sequence ATGAGGTTCTGTTCCAAAATCTATTTAATAGCGGTCTTTTTTATCGGCTTTTTAAGCTGTAACTGTTCTATTGCTCAAGACCAATATCCGGACTGGAGTCAGACATTTACCAAGGTACAACTTGACAGCTTGCTACAAAAGTATGAAACCGAAAAAGATACACTTGGTTTAGCTTTTACTTATTGGAGTTACTCCAAAAATGAGGAGAATTCCGTTGTACCTGATATTTCACCAATGGCAACGCTACATAAAAGCATGGAGTTTTTCTTGGCTGTGGGAGACTCCATAGACTATTATAACATACGAGGAGCTATTGGCTCTTACTATATGGGGAGGGCGTACATTAAGAAATATGCCAAAGACTATATAGAGAGTGCAGTCATTTATTTCAGAGATAACGACTGGCCATCATTAGAGATGGGACATTTAATAAACTTAGCGAATATAGATATACATGCTAATAGCTTTGACCATGTATTAGAAAAACTTCAGCGGGCAGAAATGCTGAATGAAGAAGTTAAGAATGATTCCTATGAGGGGAGGATACACTCTTCATACGCAGATTATTATTCAAGGAGAAAGCAGTTTGACAAGGCTTTAATTCACGCTGATATTAGTTATGAAATAGGGCATAGGTTAAAAATTGATTGGATTGAAGGGCTTTCTTTTTTCTTTAAATCTATTTGTTACAAGGCCAAGCAGCAAGATGAGAAAAGATTAGAAGCTCTATTGAAAGGTTTAAAAATAGTAGAGAATAGCGAAATACTTTATCAACTTAAAAAGGAGATTTATGATAACCTTGAGGACTATTATACCTTAAAAAAAGACTATGCCAATGCTCATAAATATGCCAACCTAACTTTAGAAACAGTTGAGAAGATTTATAATTCTAAGATAGAATCAGACCTAAGGTCTTTTAGCGATTATAATCTAATAGAAAATGAGCGGATAATGGTGACTAAGCTAGCTTTGGAAAAGAAGTTGGCAGAGAATGAAATTGACAAATTGGAAACCCGTCAGCAGATGTATGTGGGTGTCTTGTTTCTTACTTTACTAATCTTAATACTATTGGGTATAGCCTTTATGAATAAGCGTGCCATTAACCAATTGGAGGTAAATCACGCTAATAAGAATAATCAGATTAGTACCTTAAATGCCTTAATAGAAGGTCAAGAGAAAGAAAGAGAGCGAATAGCCCAAGAACTTCATGACGGATTGGGGACAATGTTATCTAGAATTAAAATCTTAATGGGCAAAGGCCTGACCCAAGAAAATACCGTGGTTATGCTAGATGATGCCTGTTCGGAGCTAAGAAATATTTCCAGTAACATGCAGCCAAGTAATCTTACCAATTTTGGATTGGTGAAAGCCCTTCAAGATTTTGTATTCAAACAGAATAATATTCAGCCCAATATCATTTTTGAGCATTTTGGAGAACCAGTAGATTTGGGTAAAAACAAAAACTTGATGATTTACAGAATCATTCAAGAGCTTTTGACTAACTCGTTGAAACATGCGGATGCCAATGAAATTTTAGTCCAAATAATTTTTTCTGATGAAACGGTCAATTTGACTGTAGAAGATGATGGGAAGGGTTTTGATGAAACAGAAATAAAAGAAGGCTCTAGCGGCTGGAATAATATTCGTTCTAGAATAGACTATTTACAGGGTTTGCTAAACCTTCATTCAGACCACGCAACAGGCACTTCAATCACTATTTCTATTCCGTTAACCTAG